From the genome of Muricauda sp. SCSIO 64092, one region includes:
- a CDS encoding ABC transporter permease, translating to MFKNHLKIAFRNLFKNKGFTIINIGGLALGMALAVLIGLWIEDEFSQNDYFIHKDRIAQVYRSITQNGNTSTNAFTPLPLEQALRRDYGDNFEHVVISSWTMQQFLEYEGNKIARNGNFMESGAPELLNLNIIKGERDALDEINSIMLNASTADALFGKENPIGKVINVDNTHDMMVTAVYEDLPFTTSFRELNFLMPWGHYASTNEWVRSSLDIWGRNSFQLFVQIADNTTMQAVTNSIATIVKDADEDLAEFDPKLFLLPMNDWHLKSNFEQGQQVGGRITYVWLFGIIGAFVLLLACINFMNLSTARSEKRALEVGIRKSIGSQRPQLISQFLIESFLVTLFAFVLAMIIINLSLNGFNQIAQKQMAFPWGEFRFWIASFLFILFTTLLAGSYPALYLSSFNPVSVLKGTFKAGKYASLPRRALVVLQFTVSVVFIIGTVIVFQQINHAQNRPIGYDREGLIQIPAFSADFVEKTDLMREEFINSGAVTSMATASAPITDIWSVQSGFDWEGKPSDFQESLAWTAISPEYAKTLKLNIVQGRDFSRDRASDSLGVLINESAVSYMGLKDPVGKLLKDSAIENPGPPLKIIGVIEDVVSRSPYEPVLQGIYVYNRLGIVNYYYLRLNPNQSVEESLTTIEGVFNKHFPAIPFQYDFVDQEYAKKFKAEQRIGTLSGIFTALAILISCLGLLGLTSFVAEQRTKEIGVRKVLGASVLNVWNMLSKDFLKLVILSCFIAVPIAYYLMSGWLQEYSYRVVLKWWIFALAMLGAMGITVFTVSFQAIKAAKQNPVKSLRTE from the coding sequence ATGTTTAAAAACCATTTGAAAATTGCTTTTCGAAATTTGTTCAAAAACAAAGGGTTTACCATCATAAATATTGGGGGGCTGGCTTTAGGAATGGCCTTGGCCGTCCTAATAGGCCTTTGGATCGAGGACGAATTTTCACAGAACGATTATTTCATCCATAAGGATAGAATTGCCCAGGTGTATCGATCCATAACCCAGAATGGGAACACCAGTACCAACGCGTTTACACCCCTTCCCCTGGAGCAGGCGCTGCGACGGGATTATGGTGATAATTTTGAGCATGTGGTCATATCATCGTGGACCATGCAACAATTCCTGGAATATGAAGGGAACAAAATTGCCCGCAACGGTAACTTCATGGAATCCGGGGCTCCCGAACTCCTAAATCTTAACATCATCAAGGGAGAAAGGGATGCCCTGGATGAAATCAATTCCATAATGCTCAATGCATCTACTGCAGATGCGCTTTTTGGTAAGGAAAACCCCATTGGAAAAGTAATCAACGTGGACAATACCCATGACATGATGGTTACTGCCGTTTATGAAGACCTTCCCTTTACTACTTCATTTAGAGAGCTCAATTTTCTAATGCCCTGGGGACACTATGCCAGCACCAATGAATGGGTCCGGTCCAGTCTTGACATCTGGGGCAGGAACTCCTTTCAGCTTTTTGTACAAATCGCGGACAACACTACCATGCAGGCCGTTACAAACTCCATTGCTACTATTGTTAAGGACGCCGATGAAGATCTGGCGGAATTCGACCCAAAGCTTTTTTTGTTGCCCATGAACGATTGGCACCTGAAGAGCAACTTTGAGCAAGGTCAGCAGGTAGGTGGCCGTATTACCTACGTATGGCTTTTTGGGATCATTGGAGCGTTTGTGCTCCTTTTGGCCTGTATCAATTTCATGAACTTGAGCACGGCCCGGTCTGAAAAACGGGCATTGGAAGTGGGCATTCGCAAGTCCATAGGTTCACAACGGCCCCAATTGATTTCCCAATTTTTGATCGAATCCTTTTTGGTGACCTTGTTCGCCTTTGTATTGGCCATGATCATCATTAATCTTTCCCTTAACGGTTTTAACCAAATTGCCCAAAAACAAATGGCATTTCCGTGGGGCGAATTCCGGTTCTGGATCGCTTCTTTTCTGTTTATCCTGTTCACGACCCTTTTGGCAGGTAGTTATCCTGCCCTGTACTTATCGTCCTTTAATCCCGTGAGTGTTTTAAAAGGGACCTTTAAGGCGGGTAAATATGCCAGTTTGCCCAGAAGGGCTTTAGTGGTGTTACAGTTCACGGTTTCCGTGGTGTTTATTATTGGCACCGTGATTGTCTTTCAACAGATCAACCATGCACAAAACCGTCCCATCGGATATGATAGGGAAGGCCTCATCCAAATACCTGCTTTCAGCGCCGACTTTGTTGAAAAAACCGATTTAATGCGTGAGGAGTTCATTAACTCAGGGGCGGTCACCTCCATGGCCACTGCTTCTGCTCCCATAACTGATATCTGGTCTGTGCAAAGTGGTTTTGACTGGGAAGGAAAACCCTCCGACTTCCAGGAAAGCTTGGCCTGGACCGCAATATCCCCTGAATATGCCAAAACCCTGAAACTGAATATTGTTCAAGGCAGGGACTTTTCCAGGGATAGGGCATCTGACTCATTAGGGGTACTTATCAACGAATCTGCGGTAAGCTATATGGGATTGAAAGACCCTGTTGGGAAACTACTAAAGGACAGTGCCATAGAAAACCCTGGACCACCACTTAAGATTATTGGGGTCATAGAAGATGTGGTTTCCCGCTCACCTTATGAACCCGTTCTACAAGGGATATATGTTTACAACCGGCTTGGAATTGTCAATTACTATTATCTACGGCTCAATCCAAACCAAAGTGTTGAGGAAAGCCTCACTACCATTGAAGGTGTGTTCAACAAACATTTTCCGGCCATTCCCTTTCAGTACGATTTTGTGGACCAGGAATATGCCAAAAAGTTCAAGGCCGAACAGCGCATCGGAACCCTTTCGGGAATCTTTACGGCATTGGCCATCTTGATCAGCTGTTTGGGGTTATTGGGCCTGACCTCTTTTGTTGCCGAGCAACGTACCAAGGAAATTGGTGTTCGCAAAGTATTGGGGGCCTCTGTTCTCAACGTATGGAACATGCTTTCCAAGGACTTTCTAAAGTTGGTGATCCTCTCCTGTTTTATCGCCGTGCCCATTGCCTACTACCTCATGAGCGGGTGGTTACAGGAGTATTCCTATCGGGTTGTCCTAAAGTGGTGGATCTTCGCACTGGCCATGTTGGGAGCCATGGGAATAACAGTATTCACGGTTAGTTTTCAAGCCATTAAGGCTGCAAAACAAAATCCGGTGAAAAGTTTACGGACAGAATAA
- a CDS encoding ABC transporter permease — translation MFKNHLKIAWRNIVKNKVFSLLNITGLATGLLCSLLIYLWIGNELTMDNYHENIDRLYSVYQKQIFEGRVDAGYFTPAVLHRELKNKIPEIEKASPMSWKGAKTFAYNGNVFKQEGFFVGEDYFDMFSYHFLEGTVASVLDSPDNIAISEEMARLFFGSPENAIGKSISYDNSRPLNVSAVLRDASPDTSKKSDFFLHWDIFLQENGWAPDITNSGPATFIMLKEKSNVAAVHAKIKDFLTPYRAEEDDNFTVELGLQPFGESYLNNNFKNGIISGGRIDNVRIFGFIAFFILLIACINFMNLASAGSLKRAKEVGIRKHLGAKKGSLIFQFLGEALLLSFVSTILSLVLIALAMPTFNALLGKDLSLSSLPPLSWLGILGISLLTGIVSGSYPAFVLSSFKAIYLFKNNKNANAGSQWIRKGLVVFQFALTIILISGMLITSRQIDYIQNERLGFDRHNVFVFAFQGDSTRTFSGLKERALQLPGVEHMSISNVGPMQFSNGFDDVQWAGKPDNDPTIFMSMDVGSDFAKAWGTEMLMGTDFSDQSMADNSGYIINETALGIMGLEDPIGQPLTMWGREGTIVGVMKDFPINTVKTAIPPLVIRNGEYLNRGAVLARISPTNTIETVEALEKLYTETLPEVPFDYVFTDAWYNAMYKSETIFYKLSQYFSLMAIFISCLGLFGLVIFSAQQREKEIGIRKVLGASASKITRLLVKDFLRSVVLGIVIGCPVAWYFMDKWLTSYEYRIDMPWRVFGFAGILVIAIALLTVGFKSIKAAITNPVESLRTE, via the coding sequence ATGTTTAAAAACCATTTGAAAATCGCCTGGAGGAATATTGTAAAAAACAAGGTCTTTTCCTTATTGAACATTACAGGTCTGGCCACTGGCCTTCTATGCAGCCTCCTCATATATCTATGGATAGGCAATGAACTCACCATGGATAACTACCATGAAAACATAGATCGATTGTATTCCGTTTACCAAAAGCAGATTTTCGAAGGTAGGGTAGATGCAGGGTATTTTACTCCGGCGGTGCTTCATAGGGAGTTAAAAAATAAAATTCCTGAAATTGAGAAAGCTTCCCCAATGAGTTGGAAAGGCGCCAAAACGTTTGCCTACAATGGTAACGTCTTTAAGCAAGAAGGGTTTTTTGTAGGTGAGGATTATTTTGATATGTTTTCGTACCACTTCTTGGAAGGTACGGTAGCCTCCGTACTAGATTCCCCGGATAACATCGCTATATCGGAAGAAATGGCACGGCTTTTTTTTGGAAGTCCCGAAAATGCCATTGGTAAATCGATTTCCTATGACAATAGCCGCCCGTTGAACGTATCCGCTGTGCTTAGGGATGCCAGCCCCGACACTTCCAAAAAAAGTGATTTTTTCCTGCATTGGGATATTTTCCTGCAGGAAAACGGATGGGCACCCGATATTACCAATAGTGGCCCAGCGACTTTTATAATGCTCAAGGAAAAATCGAACGTTGCGGCCGTACATGCCAAAATCAAGGATTTTCTAACACCCTACAGGGCCGAAGAAGATGACAATTTTACAGTGGAACTGGGGCTACAGCCTTTTGGGGAGAGCTATCTGAACAACAATTTTAAGAACGGTATCATTTCAGGTGGTCGTATTGATAATGTCCGCATCTTTGGTTTTATAGCTTTCTTCATTTTGCTGATTGCCTGCATCAACTTTATGAACCTGGCTTCCGCCGGTTCCTTGAAACGAGCCAAGGAAGTGGGCATTCGGAAACACTTGGGGGCCAAAAAAGGAAGTTTGATATTTCAATTTTTAGGGGAAGCGCTTTTACTCTCCTTCGTTAGTACAATTTTATCACTCGTATTGATAGCATTGGCAATGCCAACATTCAATGCGCTTTTGGGAAAGGATTTAAGTCTTTCCAGCCTCCCTCCTTTATCCTGGTTGGGTATTTTGGGGATTTCCCTTTTGACCGGAATTGTTTCGGGTAGTTATCCTGCATTTGTACTGTCTTCCTTTAAAGCGATCTATCTATTCAAAAACAACAAAAACGCCAATGCCGGTTCGCAATGGATTCGGAAGGGCTTGGTCGTTTTTCAATTTGCCCTGACCATCATCCTGATTTCGGGAATGCTGATTACATCGCGTCAAATCGATTATATACAGAATGAAAGACTCGGTTTTGACCGTCACAATGTTTTTGTTTTTGCATTTCAAGGGGATTCCACACGCACTTTTTCAGGCCTAAAGGAAAGGGCTTTACAACTTCCCGGAGTGGAGCATATGTCGATTTCCAATGTAGGACCAATGCAGTTTTCAAATGGCTTTGATGATGTACAATGGGCGGGTAAACCCGACAATGACCCAACCATATTCATGAGTATGGATGTTGGGTCCGATTTTGCCAAAGCTTGGGGCACGGAAATGCTTATGGGCACCGATTTTTCCGATCAAAGTATGGCCGATAATTCAGGCTATATCATCAATGAGACCGCCCTGGGAATAATGGGGCTTGAAGACCCCATAGGCCAACCCTTGACCATGTGGGGCAGGGAAGGTACCATTGTTGGGGTAATGAAGGATTTTCCAATAAATACGGTAAAAACCGCGATTCCCCCATTGGTTATTCGCAATGGGGAATATTTGAACAGGGGAGCCGTTTTGGCACGGATCAGTCCTACAAATACGATTGAAACGGTAGAAGCTCTGGAAAAGTTGTATACCGAAACACTTCCAGAAGTTCCCTTCGATTATGTCTTTACCGATGCGTGGTACAATGCCATGTACAAAAGTGAAACCATCTTCTATAAGCTCTCCCAATACTTTTCACTGATGGCGATATTCATTTCATGTTTAGGGCTATTCGGCCTGGTCATCTTTTCGGCCCAACAAAGGGAAAAGGAAATCGGAATACGAAAAGTACTCGGTGCTTCGGCCAGTAAGATTACCCGTCTTTTGGTGAAGGATTTTCTGAGATCGGTGGTCTTGGGCATTGTCATTGGTTGTCCTGTTGCTTGGTATTTTATGGATAAATGGCTTACCAGCTACGAATATCGAATCGATATGCCCTGGCGGGTCTTCGGATTTGCGGGAATTTTGGTAATTGCAATAGCACTGTTGACCGTTGGTTTTAAATCGATAAAAGCGGCCATAACCAACCCAGTGGAAAGTTTACGAACGGAATAA
- a CDS encoding ABC transporter permease, with protein sequence MLKNYFKTILRRAKRDRMNTLINLFGLSMAIACCLIIFFFVDNELSYDTFHKDVDKIYRITTHETTEDGITRNYANSFLAYAPLLETKLSSIVETVRMLPQNVSISDDEGITIFQEANFFYADPSFLDVFSFPLVQGDRASALAAPDNILITESMAKKYFGEKEALGQLLRVEKSFVFKVAGVFKDPIDQSSLKFDFIVPMAAAEDLWGPWIANPNSTWHYPPVYSFVQLNSKVNLNETVQYIQNIEKEFIPENIADTRTHAIQDFTSIHFSSLENELQPTINRNVLFLFIGVGVVILFVAAFNFVNLFLTKIVLHLKSLGIQKVLGANNSGIWKQLLLESLSFLFISLILALLYGTLILPWFNSLMKTQLLLSSVFSSGVIFYLVGLLLLIGIFISFIPLIIISRFRLIAFLKSRGSSMFKGKKSASVQSSLLVLQFVVAVTLIIATVIMQSQMHYIKNKNLGIQQDQILVVPVRDGTIQNRFDAFKEKLLQSPEIQSVSAISNLPWEKGFYDFETSINNNGLVTKAHANTLLVDENIVNTLDMTMVKGRGFSIERGTDSTMAFVMNEAAAAKFGIDDLQNVKLSMVGVGSSGSKEGRLIGIVKDFHMQSLHDKIQPLLLTVSPRSYFIDNVLIQVSKSDVPSAIASVEANFKEFAPDRPFEYFFLNDAFDRLYQREYLLSTLFQYFSIIAIIIACLGLLGITAFTATQRLSEIGIRKVLGSSVAGIVNLLTSGFLKLVLVAVVIAIPIGWWAMDKWLEGFAYKTNIGWWVFAFAGISTMAIALLTVGWQSFKAATTNPIEVLQRE encoded by the coding sequence ATGCTCAAGAATTATTTCAAAACCATTTTGCGCCGGGCCAAAAGGGACCGGATGAATACCCTTATCAATCTCTTTGGGCTTTCCATGGCCATTGCCTGTTGTTTGATCATTTTTTTTTTTGTTGATAATGAATTGTCATACGACACCTTCCATAAGGATGTAGATAAGATTTATAGGATTACCACCCATGAAACTACCGAAGATGGCATTACCAGAAATTATGCCAATTCCTTCTTGGCCTATGCCCCACTACTGGAAACCAAGTTGTCCTCCATAGTGGAAACCGTCCGTATGTTACCACAGAATGTCAGCATAAGCGATGACGAGGGCATAACCATTTTCCAAGAGGCCAATTTCTTTTATGCAGACCCTTCTTTTTTGGATGTCTTTTCCTTTCCCCTGGTCCAGGGAGATAGGGCATCCGCTTTAGCTGCTCCTGACAATATATTGATCACCGAAAGTATGGCGAAAAAATATTTTGGTGAAAAAGAGGCCTTGGGCCAATTGCTAAGAGTGGAAAAAAGTTTCGTGTTTAAAGTAGCAGGGGTATTTAAGGATCCCATCGATCAATCGAGCCTAAAATTTGATTTTATCGTTCCCATGGCCGCTGCAGAGGATCTCTGGGGACCCTGGATAGCCAATCCCAATAGCACATGGCACTATCCCCCGGTATATAGTTTTGTGCAACTTAACTCCAAGGTTAATCTAAATGAGACGGTACAGTATATCCAAAACATTGAAAAAGAGTTCATCCCGGAAAACATAGCAGATACAAGAACACATGCTATCCAGGATTTTACCTCAATCCATTTCTCCAGTCTGGAAAATGAGTTACAGCCCACCATTAACCGAAATGTTCTTTTTCTATTTATAGGTGTTGGGGTCGTCATACTCTTTGTGGCCGCCTTTAATTTTGTAAACCTGTTTCTCACCAAAATAGTGCTGCATTTAAAATCTCTGGGCATCCAAAAAGTTTTGGGCGCCAATAACAGTGGCATATGGAAACAATTGCTGCTGGAAAGCCTTTCTTTTCTTTTTATCTCGTTGATCTTGGCATTGCTATATGGCACACTCATCCTTCCTTGGTTCAATTCCCTGATGAAAACGCAGCTACTCTTATCTTCGGTCTTTTCCAGCGGGGTCATTTTTTATTTGGTGGGATTATTGTTGCTCATTGGTATTTTCATCTCGTTTATCCCTTTGATCATCATTTCCAGATTTCGGTTGATCGCCTTTTTGAAAAGTAGGGGATCGTCCATGTTCAAAGGAAAAAAATCCGCTTCCGTCCAATCCTCCTTACTGGTATTGCAGTTTGTCGTTGCGGTCACTTTGATCATTGCCACGGTCATTATGCAATCCCAAATGCATTACATAAAAAATAAGAATTTGGGTATTCAGCAAGATCAGATCCTTGTGGTTCCCGTGCGGGATGGGACCATTCAGAATAGATTTGATGCCTTTAAGGAAAAATTACTACAATCCCCTGAAATCCAATCGGTTTCCGCAATTTCCAATTTGCCTTGGGAAAAGGGCTTTTATGATTTTGAAACGTCAATCAACAACAATGGATTGGTGACCAAAGCCCATGCAAATACCCTTCTGGTTGATGAAAACATCGTAAACACGCTGGACATGACCATGGTAAAGGGCCGTGGTTTTTCCATTGAACGCGGAACCGATTCCACAATGGCCTTTGTCATGAATGAAGCGGCCGCAGCAAAATTTGGTATCGATGATCTCCAGAACGTGAAATTATCCATGGTTGGGGTAGGATCATCAGGTTCCAAAGAAGGCCGTTTAATCGGTATAGTCAAAGATTTTCATATGCAGTCACTGCATGACAAAATCCAGCCCTTACTTCTTACCGTTTCCCCAAGAAGTTATTTTATAGACAATGTTCTGATTCAAGTGTCCAAATCGGACGTTCCTTCTGCCATAGCTTCGGTTGAGGCGAATTTTAAGGAATTTGCCCCCGATAGGCCTTTTGAGTACTTCTTCCTGAACGATGCTTTTGACCGACTGTACCAAAGGGAGTATCTCTTAAGTACGTTGTTCCAATATTTCTCCATCATTGCGATTATCATTGCCTGTTTGGGGTTGCTGGGGATAACGGCCTTTACCGCTACCCAGCGGCTCAGTGAAATTGGTATACGCAAGGTGTTGGGCTCCTCCGTGGCAGGAATTGTAAACCTACTCACCTCCGGTTTTTTAAAACTTGTTCTTGTGGCCGTAGTTATCGCCATTCCCATTGGATGGTGGGCCATGGACAAATGGTTGGAGGGCTTTGCCTATAAGACCAATATTGGCTGGTGGGTATTTGCCTTTGCCGGAATTAGCACCATGGCCATTGCCTTACTAACCGTTGGTTGGCAAAGCTTTAAGGCCGCTACTACCAACCCCATAGAGGTTTTACAAAGAGAATAA
- a CDS encoding ABC transporter permease encodes MFKNYLKIAWRNLLKNKGYSAINIGGLALGMAVTLIIGLWMNDELTYNRYFKNKDKIAQIFQSQTFNGRTSTGPAIPQPLEPTLREGFGDNFKQIMMCSWTQTKYVKYEEKSLSRTGNYMQPNGPELLNLEIVKGDEKGLQQINSIMISESLAQAFFGDGEPIGKILKISNQYDLMVTAVYKDIPYNNSFNDTDYIIPWEHYVANAEWIQNSQDNWQNNSFQMFVQIADNTTFERVTNTIIDVKKNADEDVVQYNPRIFLLPMEDWYLRGNFEDGVQTGGRIRYVWLFGIIGTFVLILACINFMNLSTARSEKRAKEVGIRKSIGSQKGQLIYQFLSESFLVVLFAYVIAIAIVLLSLNGFNELARKEITFPWSSSNFWLVSLVFILFTALLAGSYPALYLSSFRPVDVLKGTFKAGRYAGLPRKILVVLQFTVSVAFIIGTFIVMQQINHAKNRPIGYDKEGLIQVPTFAQDFEDKTELMRSEFIKSGAVVQMATSSSPTTRIWSNRSGFTWEGKPDGFQEDLAWTEVSVDYAKTLNLKILEGRDFSRDFASDSLGVLINETAKKYLGLQNPIGVLLKDDGDDPDPPLKIIGVVEDMIAQSPYEPVKQGIYVYDRFNNFSYYNLRLNPKQSAGQNIAVIERVFKQHFPDIPFEYEFVDEEYGQKFAAEERVGSLSGIFTALAILISCLGLFGLTSFVAEQRTKEIGVRKVLGATVFNVWNMLSKDFLKLVIISCFIAVPIAYYVMNGWLQEYPYRVILKWWIFALAMLGAMGITVLTVSFQAIRAAKQNPVKSLRTE; translated from the coding sequence ATGTTTAAAAACTATTTGAAAATTGCCTGGAGGAACCTTTTAAAGAATAAAGGGTATTCGGCCATTAATATCGGGGGGCTTGCTTTGGGTATGGCCGTTACCTTGATCATTGGCCTATGGATGAACGACGAGCTCACCTATAACCGCTATTTTAAGAACAAGGACAAGATTGCCCAAATCTTTCAATCCCAAACATTTAATGGTAGGACAAGTACCGGCCCGGCCATTCCCCAGCCCTTGGAACCTACCCTAAGGGAAGGTTTTGGGGATAACTTCAAGCAAATTATGATGTGTTCCTGGACACAGACCAAATATGTAAAATACGAAGAAAAGAGCCTTTCGCGGACTGGAAATTATATGCAGCCCAATGGTCCGGAATTGCTGAACCTGGAAATTGTTAAAGGGGACGAAAAGGGATTGCAACAAATCAATTCCATTATGATCTCCGAGTCTTTGGCCCAGGCATTTTTTGGAGATGGCGAACCCATTGGTAAGATATTAAAGATCAGCAATCAGTATGATCTCATGGTAACGGCCGTTTACAAGGATATTCCTTACAACAACTCCTTTAATGATACGGACTATATCATTCCCTGGGAACACTATGTGGCCAATGCGGAATGGATCCAGAACTCCCAGGACAACTGGCAGAACAACTCTTTTCAAATGTTTGTGCAAATAGCGGACAACACCACATTTGAACGGGTAACCAACACCATTATTGATGTAAAAAAGAATGCGGATGAAGATGTTGTCCAATACAACCCAAGAATATTTCTTCTCCCCATGGAAGATTGGTATCTGCGGGGCAACTTTGAAGATGGGGTTCAAACGGGTGGCCGTATCCGTTATGTTTGGCTATTTGGAATTATTGGGACTTTTGTTTTGATCCTGGCCTGTATCAACTTTATGAACCTCAGCACTGCACGTTCCGAGAAAAGGGCCAAGGAGGTAGGTATCCGTAAATCCATTGGTTCCCAAAAAGGGCAGTTGATCTATCAGTTCCTTAGTGAATCCTTCTTGGTTGTCCTTTTTGCGTATGTCATTGCCATAGCTATTGTATTGCTGTCCCTAAATGGATTCAATGAACTCGCGCGAAAGGAAATCACCTTTCCATGGAGCAGCTCAAATTTTTGGTTGGTTTCCTTGGTTTTTATTCTTTTTACCGCCCTTTTGGCTGGAAGCTACCCTGCGCTCTATTTGTCCTCCTTTAGGCCTGTGGACGTATTAAAGGGAACTTTTAAAGCGGGGCGATATGCCGGGTTACCCAGGAAAATATTGGTTGTTTTACAGTTTACGGTTTCCGTGGCCTTCATCATAGGAACGTTTATCGTAATGCAACAGATCAACCACGCCAAAAATAGGCCCATAGGTTATGATAAGGAAGGCCTGATCCAAGTGCCGACTTTTGCACAGGATTTTGAGGACAAAACGGAGTTGATGCGAAGTGAGTTCATAAAATCGGGTGCTGTGGTCCAAATGGCCACATCAAGCAGTCCCACGACACGAATATGGTCCAACAGAAGTGGTTTTACCTGGGAAGGCAAGCCAGATGGTTTTCAAGAAGATCTGGCCTGGACCGAGGTTTCCGTTGATTATGCCAAAACCCTGAACCTCAAAATTCTGGAAGGAAGGGATTTTTCAAGGGACTTTGCCTCTGACTCCCTGGGGGTTTTGATCAACGAAACCGCTAAAAAATACTTGGGTTTGCAAAATCCAATAGGGGTGTTGCTCAAAGATGATGGCGATGACCCTGACCCTCCCCTAAAAATCATTGGTGTGGTTGAGGATATGATTGCCCAATCCCCGTATGAGCCGGTCAAACAAGGAATCTATGTCTATGATAGGTTCAACAATTTCAGCTATTACAATTTAAGGCTTAACCCCAAACAAAGTGCTGGGCAAAACATAGCCGTGATTGAACGGGTGTTCAAACAACATTTCCCGGATATTCCTTTTGAATACGAATTTGTGGATGAGGAATATGGTCAAAAATTCGCAGCCGAAGAGCGTGTTGGAAGCCTTTCCGGAATATTTACGGCCTTGGCCATTTTGATCAGCTGTCTGGGATTGTTTGGGCTGACCTCTTTTGTAGCGGAACAGCGAACCAAGGAAATTGGGGTACGAAAAGTACTGGGCGCTACCGTGTTCAATGTTTGGAACATGCTTTCCAAGGACTTTCTAAAATTGGTGATCATCTCTTGTTTTATCGCCGTACCCATTGCGTATTATGTGATGAACGGTTGGCTACAGGAATATCCCTATCGGGTGATTCTTAAGTGGTGGATATTTGCCCTGGCCATGTTGGGCGCTATGGGAATCACGGTACTTACGGTCAGTTTTCAGGCCATTAGGGCCGCAAAGCAAAACCCTGTAAAAAGTTTGCGTACGGAGTAA